A stretch of bacterium DNA encodes these proteins:
- a CDS encoding GWxTD domain-containing protein, translating into MFLTRMHLLTVVVLSALVFPLQAQPQDIPDIRYGHKLYAEVAQLPSDSVGVNRVDLYLRISYDFMVFTRSEKGAADSLYHAGAEISMHARKDGKTVKTYNHFASLNSASYETSEMRDEFLLFHQVFYLEEGDYEFLIHVTDRGSTRERNIVRTLKVKNVREKGTFGQPVALSMEDAPGGSVYSVLGYDGTLPFASPGLIGIAAAPDWHADWSVRLSRLDEDGEVIDDDDALPLQTLQPTTILRDILPQKGNGRVRSFDIQTSCKTQATLVVLKLPIEKLDVGAYRLTVIARSAEGVDSVVTDTRIYWRDMPYSLRDIEFAIDVMRYILTEDEYDRMRSGDRREMMMHFRKYWSELDNTPETEYNEMMTEYFRRVDETIDRFQTLYERNGALTDRGKVYILFGPPEETQRFLTSDEPAEEIWYYPSLSKTFHFVDTKGDGDFQLYEE; encoded by the coding sequence ATGTTTTTGACCCGGATGCATCTTCTCACCGTTGTTGTACTGAGTGCACTTGTATTCCCTCTGCAGGCTCAGCCACAGGACATCCCCGATATCCGCTATGGACACAAGCTGTATGCGGAGGTGGCTCAGCTGCCGTCCGATTCCGTTGGTGTGAATCGGGTTGACCTGTATCTGCGCATTTCCTACGACTTCATGGTGTTCACGAGGTCCGAGAAGGGAGCGGCGGATTCACTGTATCACGCAGGTGCGGAAATCAGTATGCATGCGCGGAAGGACGGGAAGACGGTCAAGACATACAACCATTTCGCCTCGCTCAACAGCGCCAGTTATGAGACCTCGGAGATGCGCGACGAATTCCTGCTCTTTCACCAGGTCTTTTATCTCGAGGAAGGGGACTATGAGTTTCTCATCCACGTAACGGATCGTGGCTCTACCCGGGAGCGCAATATCGTGCGCACTCTGAAGGTGAAAAATGTGCGGGAAAAAGGGACGTTCGGTCAACCGGTCGCACTCTCAATGGAGGATGCGCCGGGAGGGAGTGTCTACAGTGTACTCGGGTATGACGGGACGCTGCCATTTGCATCTCCCGGACTCATCGGTATTGCAGCCGCGCCGGACTGGCATGCGGACTGGAGCGTGAGGTTGTCGCGGCTGGATGAGGATGGGGAAGTGATCGACGACGATGATGCGCTGCCGCTGCAGACACTGCAGCCGACAACAATTCTGCGCGACATTCTCCCACAGAAGGGGAATGGCCGTGTACGCAGTTTTGACATCCAGACATCGTGCAAGACACAGGCGACGCTCGTTGTCCTGAAATTACCGATCGAGAAACTCGATGTCGGCGCGTACCGTCTCACTGTTATCGCCAGGAGTGCCGAGGGTGTCGACTCCGTCGTTACGGATACACGTATCTACTGGCGTGACATGCCGTATTCACTGCGCGACATCGAGTTCGCCATTGATGTCATGCGTTATATCCTGACCGAAGATGAATACGACAGGATGCGAAGCGGTGACCGGCGTGAGATGATGATGCACTTCAGGAAGTACTGGAGTGAGCTTGACAACACTCCGGAAACCGAGTACAACGAAATGATGACTGAGTATTTTCGTCGCGTCGACGAGACCATCGACCGTTTCCAGACACTGTACGAGCGCAACGGCGCCCTGACTGACCGGGGAAAAGTGTATATCCTTTTCGGTCCCCCCGAAGAGACGCAGCGTTTCCTCACGAGCGACGAACCCGCGGAGGAAATCTGGTATTACCCATCTCTCAGCAAGACGTTCCATTTCGTGGACACGAAAGGAGATGGGGATTTCCAACTTTATGAAGAATGA
- the pdxA gene encoding 4-hydroxythreonine-4-phosphate dehydrogenase PdxA codes for MLPLIAISIGDINGIGPEIALKAFQRSDLLDSCRPVLFGPEDVILHYHEQLGIDVPLQKLQRISEAAEGSVGYIVTDGAFNEDAVGGPTAESGRISLAAIQAAFDAVRSGDAQALVTAPISKEAIALAGSPFHGHTDLLASLCESGENVLMILSSNTMNVGLVTIHVPLRDVAALITRERVERTVRLGHRAMIDDFAIDAPRIAVLGLNPHAGDGGVLGDEEADIIQPAVLALQNEGINVEGPFPADGFFSAHTQQMYDLIIAMYHDQGLVPLKLSAMGRGVNVTSGLPIVRTSPDHGTAYNIAGHGIASAESMKEAVYFARTIALNRLQ; via the coding sequence ATGCTCCCTTTAATAGCCATTTCCATTGGTGATATAAACGGGATCGGACCGGAAATTGCGCTCAAGGCATTCCAGCGTTCCGATCTTCTCGACAGCTGCCGTCCGGTGCTCTTCGGTCCGGAAGACGTCATCCTGCATTACCATGAGCAGCTCGGTATTGATGTCCCTCTTCAAAAACTGCAGCGCATTTCTGAAGCCGCGGAAGGAAGCGTCGGATATATCGTCACTGACGGTGCATTCAATGAGGACGCTGTCGGGGGTCCCACCGCTGAATCGGGCCGCATCAGTCTCGCCGCGATCCAGGCGGCGTTCGATGCCGTGCGTTCCGGCGATGCGCAGGCACTCGTCACGGCACCGATATCCAAGGAGGCCATTGCCCTTGCGGGGAGTCCTTTTCATGGCCACACCGACCTGCTTGCCTCACTCTGCGAGAGCGGTGAAAACGTGCTGATGATTTTGAGCAGCAATACGATGAATGTCGGACTGGTGACCATCCATGTTCCTCTGCGTGATGTGGCGGCGCTCATCACGCGCGAACGTGTCGAGCGAACGGTGCGGCTCGGCCATCGTGCAATGATTGATGATTTCGCCATCGATGCACCGCGCATTGCGGTGCTCGGTCTGAATCCTCATGCCGGTGACGGCGGTGTGCTCGGCGACGAGGAAGCGGATATCATTCAACCCGCTGTGCTTGCACTGCAGAATGAAGGCATTAACGTCGAGGGACCGTTTCCCGCAGATGGTTTCTTTTCCGCACATACACAGCAGATGTACGATCTGATCATCGCGATGTACCACGACCAGGGCCTGGTGCCTCTCAAACTCAGCGCGATGGGGAGGGGAGTGAATGTGACATCGGGGCTTCCGATCGTGCGCACATCACCGGATCACGGGACGGCGTACAATATTGCCGGTCACGGTATCGCCAGTGCGGAGAGCATGAAAGAAGCCGTGTATTTTGCCCGTACCATTGCATTGAATAGATTGCAGTAA
- a CDS encoding ATP-binding cassette domain-containing protein yields the protein MIEFHNVRLTFGNQDIFDRANLMIAEGEFVYVIGETGIGKSSFLRLLYMDTLPTMGRVRIGGYDSSSITRHQVPFLRRTIGIVFQDYRLLEDRNVFDNVAFALHVTGARRQAISSKVHRLLAEVGLSSKEFAMPDDLSGGEKQRVAIARALVNDPVILLADEPTGNLDPSASRDILAIFDRVNKRGTAIIMATHDYSLLAQRPGRVIKIQNRNFYDVV from the coding sequence ATGATCGAATTTCACAACGTCCGACTGACCTTTGGCAATCAGGACATCTTCGATCGCGCCAATCTCATGATCGCAGAAGGAGAATTCGTGTACGTCATCGGTGAGACGGGTATAGGGAAAAGTTCGTTTTTGAGATTGCTGTATATGGACACGCTGCCGACCATGGGACGTGTGCGCATTGGCGGTTATGACTCATCGAGCATCACGCGGCATCAGGTTCCCTTTTTGCGAAGGACCATCGGTATCGTGTTCCAGGACTACCGGCTGCTCGAAGACCGGAATGTGTTCGACAATGTGGCTTTCGCCCTGCATGTCACCGGGGCACGCCGGCAGGCGATTTCCTCCAAAGTGCATCGCCTGCTGGCCGAGGTCGGACTCTCCTCAAAAGAATTTGCCATGCCCGACGATCTCTCCGGCGGTGAAAAGCAGCGCGTCGCCATCGCGCGGGCGCTCGTCAACGACCCTGTCATCCTGCTTGCCGATGAGCCGACGGGCAATCTTGATCCCTCCGCATCGCGTGATATCCTCGCGATTTTTGACAGGGTGAACAAACGCGGTACTGCCATTATCATGGCGACGCATGACTACAGCCTTCTCGCGCAGCGTCCCGGACGCGTCATCAAGATCCAGAATCGAAATTTCTACGATGTCGTTTGA